One part of the Micrococcus sp. 2A genome encodes these proteins:
- a CDS encoding heme o synthase yields the protein MSSSVESHSPAPAADVRSATAPERPPVPLGRKLRAYLELTKPQVIELLLVTTLPTMIFAQRGFPDLTTMIATLVGGAMAAGASGAFNCYIDRDIDRIMKRTERRPLVTGELTPREALVFSWTLAVLSVLVLGFGANWLAAGLGVAAIFFYVVVYTLILKRRTEQNIVWGGIAGCFPVLIGWAAVRGTVEWPALVLFTVIFLWTPPHYWPLSMKYKRDYQEADVPMLGAVASARLVSNQVVLYAWATVVCSLLLVPMGWAGIVYTAVALGVGGWFVWEAHVLQRRAQREDFDDRKAMKVFHLSITYLTLLFVALAIDPFVGVPLMRFGA from the coding sequence ATGTCATCCTCCGTGGAGTCGCACTCCCCAGCACCCGCCGCCGACGTCCGGTCGGCCACCGCGCCCGAGCGGCCGCCGGTCCCCCTGGGCCGGAAGCTGCGCGCCTACCTGGAGCTCACCAAGCCCCAGGTGATCGAGCTCCTGCTGGTGACCACGCTCCCCACCATGATCTTCGCCCAGCGCGGATTCCCGGACCTCACCACCATGATCGCCACCCTCGTGGGCGGTGCCATGGCGGCCGGCGCCTCCGGCGCGTTCAACTGCTACATCGACCGGGACATCGACCGGATCATGAAGCGCACCGAGCGCCGGCCCCTCGTCACGGGCGAGCTCACCCCGCGGGAGGCCCTGGTGTTCTCGTGGACCCTCGCTGTCCTCTCCGTGCTGGTCCTCGGCTTCGGCGCCAACTGGCTGGCGGCGGGCCTGGGCGTGGCCGCCATCTTCTTCTACGTGGTGGTCTACACGCTGATCCTCAAGCGCCGCACGGAGCAGAACATCGTGTGGGGCGGGATCGCCGGCTGCTTCCCCGTGCTGATCGGCTGGGCCGCGGTCCGCGGCACGGTCGAGTGGCCCGCCCTCGTGCTCTTCACCGTGATCTTCCTGTGGACCCCGCCGCACTACTGGCCCCTGTCCATGAAGTACAAGCGGGACTACCAGGAGGCGGACGTCCCCATGCTCGGGGCCGTCGCCTCGGCGCGTCTCGTGTCCAACCAGGTGGTGCTCTACGCGTGGGCCACCGTGGTGTGCTCGCTGCTGCTGGTGCCCATGGGCTGGGCCGGCATCGTGTACACGGCCGTGGCGCTCGGCGTCGGCGGCTGGTTCGTGTGGGAGGCCCACGTCCTCCAGCGCCGCGCGCAGCGCGAGGACTTCGACGACCGCAAGGCCATGAAGGTCTTCCACCTCTCCATCACGTACCTGACGCTGCTGTTCGTGGCTCTGGCCATCGACCCGTTCGTGGGCGTGCCGCTCATGCGCTTCGGCGCCTGA
- the tkt gene encoding transketolase yields the protein MTDAPSPAAGPIPALDRVPPAREFVYDDADRRMVDTLKVLAVDAVERAGHGHPGTAISLAPVAWQLFQNVMHLDPADDRWAGRDRFILSAGHASLVLYLQLFAAGYGLEVEDLEALRTRGSLTPGHPEYRHTPGVEMTTGPLGQGLASAVGFAYDQRRVRGLLDPDAAPGTSPFDHHVFVIASDGDVQEGVTAEACSLAGHQELGNLVVVYDANRISIEDDTDIAFTEDVAARYEAYGWHVQEVDWTNGAQGHDVSEYTEDVERLYEALAAAKAETGRPSLIRLRTVIGWPSPTKQNTGGIHGAKLGEDEVRELKAHLGFDVEEHFAVEPGLLEHARAVGERSKAYRAQWEEALAAWREANPERARLFDRLTAGDLPEGFAEAFPTWDADAKGIATRAASGEVLTALAPVMPELWGGSADLAGSNNTTMKGEPSFVPARRSTSTWQGDAYGRTLHFGIREFAAGAIVNGITIGGLTRAYAGTFLQFADYQRAAVRLAALMGVPSIYVWTHDSVGLGEDGPTHQPVEHLAALRAIPGLDVVRPADANETAWAWRTVLERRTRPTGLVLTRQNVPVLDRGEGALAAASGTARGAYVLAEAAGPDGSPAAPRVLLIATGSEVSVALGARGLLQADGVPTRVVSAPCLEWFAEQDEAYRAEVLPDGPDAPVRVSVEAGIAQPWFEHTVTAGSRGARVSLEHYGESADGPLLLAEYGFTPENVAATARGLL from the coding sequence GTGACCGACGCCCCGTCCCCCGCCGCCGGGCCCATCCCCGCCCTGGACCGCGTGCCGCCCGCGCGGGAGTTCGTGTACGACGACGCCGACCGCCGCATGGTGGACACGCTCAAGGTCCTCGCCGTGGACGCGGTGGAGCGTGCGGGCCACGGCCACCCCGGCACCGCGATCTCGCTCGCGCCGGTGGCGTGGCAGCTCTTCCAGAACGTCATGCACCTGGACCCGGCCGACGACCGCTGGGCCGGCCGAGACCGGTTCATCCTCTCGGCGGGCCACGCCTCCCTCGTCCTCTACCTGCAGCTCTTCGCCGCCGGGTACGGCCTCGAGGTCGAGGACCTCGAGGCCCTGCGCACCCGCGGATCCCTGACCCCCGGCCACCCGGAGTACCGCCACACGCCCGGCGTGGAGATGACGACGGGCCCGCTCGGCCAGGGCCTGGCCTCCGCGGTCGGCTTCGCGTACGACCAGCGGCGGGTGCGCGGCCTGCTGGACCCCGACGCCGCCCCTGGGACCTCGCCCTTCGACCACCACGTCTTCGTGATCGCCTCGGACGGCGACGTCCAGGAGGGCGTGACCGCCGAGGCGTGCTCGCTCGCCGGTCATCAGGAGCTCGGGAACCTCGTGGTCGTCTACGACGCGAACCGCATCTCCATCGAGGACGACACCGACATCGCCTTCACTGAGGACGTCGCCGCCCGCTACGAGGCCTACGGCTGGCACGTGCAGGAGGTCGACTGGACCAACGGCGCCCAGGGGCACGACGTCTCCGAGTACACGGAGGACGTCGAGCGGCTCTACGAGGCCCTCGCCGCGGCGAAGGCCGAGACCGGGCGCCCCTCCCTGATCAGGCTGCGCACCGTGATCGGCTGGCCCTCCCCCACGAAGCAGAACACCGGCGGCATCCACGGCGCGAAGCTCGGCGAGGACGAGGTCCGTGAGCTCAAGGCGCACCTCGGCTTCGACGTCGAGGAGCACTTCGCGGTGGAGCCGGGCCTCCTGGAGCACGCCCGCGCCGTGGGCGAGCGCTCGAAGGCCTACCGCGCGCAGTGGGAGGAGGCCCTCGCCGCGTGGCGCGAGGCGAACCCGGAGCGCGCCCGCCTCTTCGACCGGCTGACCGCCGGCGATCTGCCCGAGGGCTTCGCCGAGGCGTTCCCCACCTGGGACGCCGATGCGAAGGGCATCGCCACGCGCGCCGCCTCCGGCGAGGTCCTGACCGCCCTCGCCCCCGTGATGCCCGAGCTGTGGGGCGGCTCCGCCGACCTCGCCGGCTCGAACAACACCACCATGAAGGGCGAGCCCTCCTTCGTCCCCGCACGCCGCTCCACGAGCACGTGGCAGGGCGACGCGTACGGCCGCACCCTGCACTTCGGCATCCGCGAGTTCGCGGCGGGCGCGATCGTCAACGGCATCACGATCGGCGGGCTGACCCGTGCGTACGCCGGCACGTTCCTCCAGTTCGCCGACTACCAGCGCGCCGCCGTCCGCCTCGCGGCCCTCATGGGCGTGCCGAGCATCTACGTGTGGACGCACGACTCGGTCGGTCTCGGCGAGGACGGGCCGACCCACCAGCCCGTGGAGCACCTCGCCGCGCTGCGCGCGATCCCGGGCCTCGACGTCGTGCGCCCCGCCGACGCGAACGAGACCGCGTGGGCGTGGCGCACCGTGCTCGAGCGCCGCACGCGCCCCACGGGCCTCGTGCTCACCCGGCAGAACGTCCCCGTGCTCGACCGTGGGGAGGGCGCGCTCGCCGCGGCCTCCGGCACCGCCCGCGGGGCCTATGTGCTCGCGGAGGCGGCCGGCCCGGACGGCTCCCCCGCCGCGCCGCGCGTCCTGCTGATCGCCACCGGCTCCGAGGTGTCGGTGGCGCTGGGCGCGCGGGGCCTGCTGCAGGCCGACGGCGTGCCCACCCGCGTGGTGTCCGCCCCGTGCCTCGAGTGGTTCGCGGAGCAGGACGAGGCCTACCGGGCCGAGGTCCTCCCCGACGGCCCGGATGCCCCCGTCCGCGTCTCCGTGGAGGCCGGGATCGCCCAGCCGTGGTTCGAGCACACCGTCACCGCCGGATCCCGCGGGGCCCGCGTGAGCCTCGAGCACTACGGCGAGTCGGCCGACGGGCCCCTCCTCCTCGCCGAGTACGGCTTCACCCCCGAGAACGTCGCGGCCACGGCCCGCGGCCTGCTCTGA
- a CDS encoding ABC transporter ATP-binding protein: MPPTSPDDAHTDAPVPALSLRDAHRSLGRGRARTPVLRGVDLTARAGAVTVLLGPNGAGKSTTLGLCHGTDRPDAGTVRVFGRDPWRASADLRARIGVMWQEGGLPPSVTARRFVTHVASLYRCPEDPEELLERLLIAKVAGRSLRRLSGGQRQRVALAAALVGRPDMLFLDEPTAGLDPETRPVVHEVIREQTARGAAVLLTTHLLDDAERLADDVAILRAGRVVRAGSLAELTRVEAGDVVDVEFAQARPADVRAWSAALRAPFTARPLPDSPSVRVTGVRTPADLEALAGTWRAHGLLPTRWDRASLRLEHILQESAA; this comes from the coding sequence GTGCCCCCCACCTCCCCCGACGACGCCCACACCGACGCACCCGTGCCGGCGCTGAGCCTGCGGGACGCCCACCGGAGCCTGGGCCGCGGGCGCGCCCGCACGCCCGTGCTGCGCGGGGTGGACCTCACCGCCCGCGCCGGGGCCGTGACCGTCCTGCTCGGCCCCAACGGCGCGGGCAAGTCCACGACGCTGGGCCTGTGCCACGGCACGGACCGTCCGGACGCCGGCACGGTCCGCGTCTTCGGGCGCGACCCCTGGCGCGCATCCGCGGACCTGCGCGCCCGCATCGGCGTCATGTGGCAGGAGGGCGGGCTGCCGCCCTCGGTGACGGCGCGCCGGTTCGTCACGCACGTGGCCTCGCTCTACCGCTGCCCCGAGGACCCGGAGGAGCTGCTCGAGCGCCTGCTGATCGCGAAGGTCGCCGGCCGCTCCCTGCGCCGCCTCTCCGGCGGCCAGCGCCAGCGCGTCGCGCTCGCCGCGGCCCTCGTCGGCCGCCCGGACATGCTCTTCCTGGACGAGCCGACGGCCGGGCTGGACCCGGAGACGCGCCCCGTCGTCCACGAGGTCATCCGCGAGCAGACCGCGCGCGGCGCCGCGGTGCTGCTGACCACCCACCTGCTCGACGACGCCGAGCGCCTCGCCGACGACGTGGCGATCCTCCGGGCCGGACGCGTGGTGCGCGCCGGCTCCCTCGCCGAGCTGACCCGCGTGGAGGCCGGCGACGTCGTGGACGTGGAGTTCGCGCAGGCGCGGCCCGCCGACGTGCGCGCGTGGTCCGCGGCCCTGCGCGCCCCCTTCACCGCCCGCCCGCTGCCCGACTCCCCCAGCGTCCGGGTCACGGGCGTGCGCACCCCCGCCGACCTCGAGGCCCTCGCCGGCACGTGGCGGGCCCACGGCCTGCTGCCCACGCGCTGGGACCGGGCGAGCCTGCGCCTCGAGCACATCCTCCAGGAGAGCGCCGCATGA
- a CDS encoding helix-turn-helix domain-containing protein encodes MYSELPVPAHDAAPAPAPAEGTRERVLQLVLTRGPVSAAEIGRELELTAAAVRRHLDALEEESLVAVKLVSAARGAGRPSRRYVVTQHAQRRLGDDHLSVAVDAIDRLAELGGEGEVRRLARGAFRDVERRFDAAVAGADLPLEERTAVLARVLDAAGFAGTLRHLGEGLAPTLRADQVCQGHCPLQGLPARYPEFCEEEAALFARLLGVDVRRLSTLATGGHVCTTHVPLGRT; translated from the coding sequence GTGTATTCCGAACTGCCCGTCCCCGCGCATGACGCCGCGCCCGCCCCGGCACCCGCCGAGGGCACGCGCGAGCGCGTCCTGCAGCTGGTCCTCACTCGCGGGCCGGTGAGCGCGGCCGAGATCGGCCGGGAGCTGGAGCTCACCGCTGCGGCCGTGCGCCGCCACCTCGACGCCCTCGAGGAGGAGTCCCTCGTGGCCGTGAAGCTCGTCAGCGCCGCCCGCGGAGCGGGCCGCCCCTCCCGCCGGTACGTGGTGACGCAGCACGCCCAGCGCCGTCTCGGCGACGACCACCTCTCGGTCGCCGTCGACGCGATCGACCGCCTCGCGGAGCTCGGCGGCGAGGGCGAGGTCCGGCGCCTCGCGCGCGGGGCCTTCCGCGACGTCGAGCGGAGGTTCGACGCCGCCGTCGCCGGCGCGGACCTGCCGCTGGAGGAGCGGACCGCCGTGCTCGCCAGGGTGCTCGACGCCGCCGGATTCGCCGGCACGCTGCGCCACCTGGGCGAGGGGCTGGCCCCCACCCTGCGGGCCGACCAGGTGTGCCAGGGCCACTGCCCCCTGCAGGGCCTGCCGGCCCGCTACCCGGAGTTCTGCGAGGAGGAGGCCGCCCTGTTCGCGCGCCTGCTCGGCGTCGACGTGCGCCGGCTCTCCACCCTCGCCACCGGCGGGCACGTGTGCACCACACACGTGCCCCTGGGCCGCACGTGA
- a CDS encoding glucose-6-phosphate isomerase yields the protein MSTLGLTTTGSALEAIDRHLPALLEDRVASRLGAQDATLWGEQARDEAARRLGWISPFADARAVVADVEALAAELRRAGLTRVVLAGMGGSSLAPEVIAAAAGVPLEVLDSTDPLEVADVIGRDLDRTVLVVSSKSGSTVETDSQRRIVERALREAGVDPAERIVVVTDPGSPLHEAAEAAHYRAVFTADPTVGGRYSALTAFGLVPAGLAGADVAALLDEAESVAGLLTADDVENPGLRLGAAIGGTSPLRDKLVISDLGSGLPGFGDWAEQLLAESTGKDGTGLLPVVVAPGDPETVSAAGDLLQVQIAGADVPEDDAPAHGLRVSGSLGAQMLTWEVATAVAGRLLGINPFDQPDVEAAKAAARALLDAPAGPAESGAVLQGVEVSGPAAVTESADLRSALGAVVGLIPPGGYLAVQAYLSRHADSELAGIRSELAELAGRPVTFGWGPRFLHSTGQYHKGGPATGVFLQVTGAAGTDVEVPDRAFSLGRLIAAQASGDADVLRALGRPVITVHLPRRAAGIAALRDAARGR from the coding sequence ATGAGCACGCTCGGCCTGACCACCACCGGATCCGCCCTCGAGGCGATCGACCGCCACCTGCCCGCCCTCCTGGAGGACCGCGTCGCCTCCCGCCTCGGCGCCCAGGACGCCACCCTGTGGGGCGAGCAGGCCCGGGACGAGGCCGCGCGCCGCCTGGGCTGGATCTCGCCGTTCGCCGACGCGCGGGCCGTGGTGGCGGACGTCGAGGCCCTGGCCGCCGAGCTGCGCCGCGCGGGCCTGACCCGCGTGGTCCTCGCCGGCATGGGCGGCTCCTCCCTCGCCCCCGAGGTCATCGCGGCCGCCGCCGGCGTCCCCCTCGAGGTGCTGGACTCCACCGACCCCCTCGAGGTGGCCGACGTGATCGGCCGTGACCTGGACCGGACCGTGCTCGTGGTCTCCTCCAAGTCGGGCTCCACCGTCGAGACCGACTCCCAGCGGCGCATCGTGGAGCGCGCGCTGCGCGAGGCCGGCGTCGACCCCGCCGAGCGGATCGTGGTGGTGACGGATCCGGGCTCGCCCCTGCACGAGGCTGCCGAGGCCGCCCACTACCGCGCCGTCTTCACGGCCGACCCGACCGTGGGCGGGCGCTATTCCGCCCTCACCGCGTTCGGCCTCGTGCCCGCGGGCCTGGCCGGCGCGGACGTCGCCGCCCTCCTCGACGAGGCGGAGTCCGTCGCAGGCCTGCTCACCGCGGACGACGTCGAGAACCCCGGGCTGCGGCTCGGCGCCGCGATCGGCGGCACGAGCCCGCTGCGCGACAAGCTGGTGATCTCCGACCTCGGCTCCGGCCTCCCCGGCTTCGGGGACTGGGCCGAGCAGCTCCTCGCCGAGTCCACGGGCAAGGACGGGACGGGCCTGCTGCCCGTCGTCGTGGCCCCCGGCGACCCGGAGACCGTCTCCGCCGCGGGTGACCTCCTCCAGGTCCAGATCGCCGGCGCCGACGTCCCCGAGGACGACGCCCCGGCCCACGGCCTGCGCGTCTCGGGCTCCCTCGGCGCCCAGATGCTCACCTGGGAGGTGGCCACCGCCGTGGCCGGCCGCCTGCTGGGGATCAACCCGTTCGACCAGCCGGACGTGGAGGCCGCCAAGGCCGCCGCCCGCGCGCTGCTCGACGCACCGGCCGGCCCCGCGGAGTCCGGTGCCGTGCTCCAGGGCGTCGAGGTCTCGGGCCCCGCCGCCGTCACGGAGTCCGCGGACCTGCGCTCGGCCCTGGGCGCCGTCGTCGGGCTCATCCCGCCGGGCGGCTACCTGGCCGTGCAGGCCTACCTCTCGCGCCACGCGGACTCCGAGCTCGCCGGGATCCGCTCGGAGCTCGCCGAGCTCGCCGGGCGTCCGGTGACCTTCGGCTGGGGCCCGCGGTTCCTGCACTCCACCGGCCAGTACCACAAGGGCGGCCCCGCCACGGGAGTGTTCCTGCAGGTCACCGGCGCGGCCGGGACGGACGTGGAGGTCCCGGACCGCGCGTTCTCCCTCGGCCGCCTGATCGCCGCGCAGGCCTCCGGCGACGCCGACGTGCTGCGCGCGCTCGGGCGCCCCGTGATCACGGTGCACCTGCCCCGGCGCGCCGCCGGGATCGCCGCCCTGCGGGACGCCGCCCGTGGCCGCTGA
- the sufB gene encoding Fe-S cluster assembly protein SufB yields the protein MTDQIVQRETTETADPGVIAEILEKNPELNAIGAYQYGWADSDAAGEKAVRGLNEDVVRDISAKKSEPQWMLDLRLKGLKYFERKPMPAWGPDLTGIDFDNIKYFVRSTEGQAKSWEDLPEDIRNTYERLGIPEAERDRLVAGVAAQYESEVVYHQIREDLEAQGVLFLDTDTALKEHPEVFEEYFGTVIPVGDNKFASLNTSVWSGGSFVYVPKGVHVDIPLQAYFRINTENMGQFERTLIIADEDSYVHYIEGCTAPMYKSDSLHSAVVEIVVKKNARVRYTTIQNWSTNVYNLVTKRAVVEAGGTMEWVDGNIGSKVTMKYPAVYLTGEHATGETLSVAFAGADQHQDTGSKMVHMAPNTSSSIVSKSIARNGGRAAYRGLVQVDEGAKGAANSVVCDALLVDTVSRSDTYPYIDIREDDVTLGHEATVSRVSEEQLFYLQSRGLSESEAMAMIVRGFIEPIARELPMEYALELNKLIELQMEGSVG from the coding sequence ATGACAGACCAGATCGTCCAGCGGGAGACCACGGAGACCGCCGATCCCGGCGTGATCGCCGAGATCCTCGAGAAGAACCCCGAGTTGAACGCCATCGGCGCCTACCAGTACGGCTGGGCCGACTCCGACGCGGCCGGCGAGAAGGCCGTGCGCGGCCTGAACGAGGACGTCGTGCGCGACATCTCCGCCAAGAAGTCCGAGCCGCAGTGGATGCTCGACCTGCGCCTCAAGGGCCTGAAGTACTTCGAGCGCAAGCCGATGCCCGCGTGGGGCCCGGACCTCACCGGCATCGACTTCGACAACATCAAGTACTTCGTGCGCTCCACCGAGGGCCAGGCGAAGTCCTGGGAGGACCTGCCCGAGGACATCCGCAACACGTACGAGCGCCTCGGCATCCCCGAGGCGGAGCGCGACCGCCTCGTGGCGGGCGTCGCCGCCCAGTACGAGTCCGAGGTCGTCTACCACCAGATCCGCGAGGACCTCGAGGCCCAGGGCGTGCTGTTCCTCGACACCGACACGGCCCTCAAGGAGCACCCGGAGGTGTTCGAGGAGTACTTCGGCACCGTGATCCCGGTGGGCGACAACAAGTTCGCCTCCCTGAACACGTCCGTGTGGTCCGGCGGCTCCTTCGTGTACGTGCCCAAGGGCGTGCACGTGGACATCCCGCTGCAGGCCTACTTCCGCATCAACACGGAGAACATGGGCCAGTTCGAGCGCACGCTGATCATCGCGGACGAGGACTCCTACGTGCACTACATCGAGGGCTGCACCGCCCCGATGTACAAGTCGGACTCCCTGCACTCCGCCGTGGTGGAGATCGTGGTGAAGAAGAACGCCCGCGTGCGCTACACCACCATCCAGAACTGGTCCACCAACGTGTACAACCTGGTGACCAAGCGTGCCGTGGTCGAGGCCGGCGGCACGATGGAGTGGGTCGACGGCAACATCGGCTCGAAGGTCACCATGAAGTACCCCGCGGTGTACCTCACGGGTGAGCACGCCACCGGCGAGACGCTCTCCGTGGCCTTCGCCGGCGCCGACCAGCACCAGGACACGGGCTCGAAGATGGTGCACATGGCCCCCAACACCTCCAGCTCGATCGTCTCGAAGTCGATCGCCCGCAACGGCGGCCGGGCCGCCTACCGCGGGCTCGTGCAGGTGGACGAGGGCGCCAAGGGCGCCGCGAACTCGGTGGTGTGCGACGCGCTGCTCGTGGACACGGTCTCCCGCTCGGACACCTACCCGTACATCGACATCCGCGAGGACGACGTGACCCTCGGCCACGAGGCCACGGTGTCCCGCGTCTCGGAGGAGCAGCTCTTCTACCTCCAGAGCCGCGGCCTCTCCGAGAGCGAGGCCATGGCGATGATCGTGCGCGGCTTCATCGAGCCGATCGCGCGCGAGCTGCCGATGGAGTACGCCCTCGAGCTGAACAAGCTGATCGAACTGCAGATGGAAGGGTCGGTGGGCTGA
- a CDS encoding ABC transporter permease → MSTPTAAPHAGAAPLGSRVARQAAYETGTALRNGEQLMVTLILPLLALIGVHATGLLDAPSRSGLDVAVPGVLALAVISSAFTATAISTGFERRYDVLAALATTPLGTLGLVAGKAASVAVLLVVQTAVIGGVGLALGWRPDPAGILPAAVALVLGAAAFTALGLLLAGTARPEATLAAANLLWVLFGAVGGTVFPARWGWLELLPSGALGAALRGALLDGAWEPLPLVVLVAWTAAAVLAALRWFRWRP, encoded by the coding sequence ATGAGCACCCCCACCGCCGCCCCCCACGCCGGAGCCGCCCCCCTGGGCTCCCGCGTGGCGCGCCAGGCCGCCTACGAGACCGGCACGGCCCTGCGCAACGGCGAGCAGCTGATGGTCACCCTGATCCTGCCGCTGCTCGCGCTGATCGGCGTGCACGCCACCGGTCTGCTGGACGCGCCCTCCCGCTCCGGCCTGGACGTGGCCGTCCCCGGCGTCCTCGCGCTGGCCGTCATCAGCTCGGCCTTCACGGCGACCGCGATCTCCACGGGCTTCGAGCGCCGCTACGACGTGCTCGCCGCGCTCGCCACGACGCCGCTCGGCACGCTCGGGCTGGTCGCCGGCAAGGCCGCGTCCGTCGCCGTCCTGCTCGTGGTCCAGACCGCGGTGATCGGCGGCGTCGGCCTCGCGCTGGGCTGGCGGCCGGACCCGGCGGGGATCCTGCCCGCCGCCGTCGCCCTCGTGCTGGGCGCGGCGGCGTTCACCGCCCTCGGCCTGCTCCTGGCGGGCACGGCGCGCCCCGAGGCGACCCTCGCCGCCGCCAACCTGCTGTGGGTGCTGTTCGGCGCGGTCGGCGGCACCGTGTTCCCCGCGCGGTGGGGCTGGCTCGAGCTCCTGCCCTCGGGCGCCCTCGGCGCGGCCCTGCGCGGCGCCCTGCTCGACGGCGCGTGGGAGCCGCTGCCCCTCGTCGTCCTCGTGGCGTGGACCGCGGCGGCCGTGCTGGCCGCCCTGCGCTGGTTCCGCTGGCGCCCCTGA
- a CDS encoding COX15/CtaA family protein — protein MTASSSSHRAAGAANPSRITATTVALALASLISQMVIVVTGGAVRLTGSGLGCPTWPTCTPESLTTTPEMGIHGVIEFGNRTLTGVLGVIALLMIVQLWPLRRTHRTSFLLACLLLAGIALQAVIGGITVWMHLDPRIVGVHFVISGVLIALAAMLWLRVREAHRHGAGAPLVDGVTTPGTRLAARVAYAALWAALVLGTLVTGTGPHSGDPAAARHGFDAVMITRLHVVPVYLTVIATVVLLVLIHRTLGSGAGQRSSAWFLLAAVVLQGILGYWQHVAGLPIGVVAAHLAGATVAVVAGTLAWQRQTSGHVTPGH, from the coding sequence GTGACCGCTTCATCCTCCTCCCACCGCGCCGCCGGCGCGGCGAACCCCTCCCGCATCACCGCCACCACCGTGGCCCTCGCCCTCGCCTCCCTCATCTCCCAGATGGTCATCGTGGTGACGGGCGGGGCCGTCCGGCTCACCGGCTCCGGACTGGGCTGCCCCACGTGGCCGACGTGCACGCCCGAATCCCTCACCACCACGCCGGAGATGGGCATCCACGGCGTCATCGAGTTCGGCAACCGGACCCTCACGGGCGTCCTGGGGGTCATCGCCCTGCTCATGATCGTGCAGCTCTGGCCCCTCCGCCGCACGCACCGCACGTCGTTCCTGCTCGCGTGCCTGCTCCTGGCGGGCATCGCGCTCCAGGCCGTCATCGGGGGCATCACCGTGTGGATGCACCTGGACCCCCGGATCGTGGGCGTCCACTTCGTCATCTCCGGGGTGCTCATCGCCCTCGCGGCCATGCTGTGGCTGCGGGTGCGGGAGGCGCACCGCCACGGCGCGGGCGCACCCCTCGTGGACGGCGTCACCACCCCCGGCACGCGCCTGGCCGCCCGGGTCGCGTACGCCGCCCTCTGGGCCGCCCTCGTCCTGGGCACCCTCGTGACCGGCACCGGTCCGCACTCCGGCGACCCGGCGGCGGCCCGGCACGGCTTCGACGCCGTCATGATCACCCGCCTGCACGTCGTGCCGGTCTACCTCACGGTCATCGCGACGGTGGTGCTGCTGGTGCTCATCCACCGCACGCTCGGCTCCGGCGCGGGCCAGCGGTCCTCGGCGTGGTTCCTGCTGGCGGCCGTCGTCCTCCAGGGGATCCTCGGCTACTGGCAGCACGTCGCGGGGCTGCCCATCGGGGTCGTGGCGGCCCACCTGGCCGGCGCCACGGTCGCCGTCGTCGCCGGCACCCTGGCGTGGCAGCGCCAGACCAGCGGACACGTCACGCCGGGGCACTGA
- the tal gene encoding transaldolase, producing the protein MTEKNPRTAALAEAGVSLWLDDLSRTRLDSGTLEELIATRSVTGVTTNPSIFALALKDADAYEAQLAELAAAGATVDDAVTALTTTDVRRAADVLAPVHEATGGADGFVSIEVDPRLARDTDGTIAQARDLAAVVDRPNLMVKIPATVEGLPAISAVLAEGISVNVTLIFSLPRYREVLNAWQSGLEQARENGHDLSRIHSVASFFVSRVDTEVDARLRAGGRDDADGLTGRAGLANARLAYRAFTQALDTERWRLLEAAGAPVQRPLWASTGVKDPALPDTLYVAGLVAPRTVNTMPEKTLEAFADHGEVTGDTVTRAGAQAEADLDAIGAAGVSYTEVVEQLEAEGLQKFESAWAELLDSVRAGLDAHR; encoded by the coding sequence ATGACCGAGAAGAACCCCCGCACCGCCGCCCTCGCCGAGGCCGGCGTGTCCCTGTGGCTGGACGACCTCTCCCGCACGCGCCTGGACTCGGGCACGCTCGAGGAGCTGATCGCGACCCGCTCCGTGACCGGCGTGACGACGAACCCCTCCATCTTCGCCCTTGCCCTGAAGGACGCGGACGCCTACGAGGCGCAGCTGGCCGAGCTCGCCGCGGCCGGTGCCACCGTCGACGACGCCGTCACGGCGCTGACGACGACGGACGTGCGCCGCGCGGCAGACGTCCTTGCGCCCGTGCACGAGGCGACGGGTGGAGCGGACGGCTTCGTGTCCATCGAGGTGGACCCCCGCCTCGCGCGGGACACCGACGGGACGATCGCGCAGGCCCGCGATCTGGCCGCCGTCGTGGACCGCCCGAACCTCATGGTGAAGATCCCCGCCACGGTGGAGGGCCTGCCGGCCATCTCCGCGGTGCTCGCCGAGGGCATCAGCGTGAACGTGACGCTCATCTTCTCCCTGCCCCGCTACCGCGAGGTGCTCAACGCGTGGCAGTCGGGCCTCGAGCAGGCCCGGGAGAACGGCCACGACCTCTCCCGCATCCACTCCGTGGCCTCCTTCTTCGTCTCCCGCGTGGACACCGAGGTGGACGCGCGCCTGCGCGCGGGCGGCCGTGACGACGCCGACGGCCTGACCGGCAGGGCCGGCCTCGCCAACGCGCGCCTCGCGTACCGGGCCTTCACGCAGGCCCTCGACACCGAGCGGTGGCGTCTCCTCGAGGCCGCCGGCGCCCCCGTGCAGCGCCCCCTGTGGGCGTCCACCGGCGTGAAGGACCCCGCCCTGCCGGACACCCTGTACGTCGCCGGCCTCGTGGCCCCCCGCACCGTGAACACCATGCCGGAGAAGACCCTCGAGGCCTTCGCGGACCACGGCGAGGTCACGGGTGACACCGTCACCCGCGCCGGCGCCCAGGCCGAGGCCGACCTCGACGCGATCGGCGCCGCGGGCGTCTCCTACACCGAGGTCGTCGAGCAGCTGGAGGCCGAGGGCCTGCAGAAGTTCGAGTCCGCGTGGGCCGAGCTGCTCGACTCCGTGCGCGCCGGCCTCGACGCCCACCGCTGA